The bacterium genome has a segment encoding these proteins:
- a CDS encoding type II secretion system protein, producing MGHAVIRRAQAKGFRNERGFTLIELMIVILVILVLAAILIPQFGLARERARKASCVSNQRNLETAITMWETDNPGPTLAGGTMNNSVPSAATLSSGLTQFVVSSMYIEPDDPTVTDGSDYYLSNGVSGNPSPAGNAVPTNPSYGHVACRTDQVADPWVAGYDGTGGSIAGIDHTRGTQASP from the coding sequence GTGGGACACGCCGTGATCAGGCGCGCGCAGGCCAAGGGCTTTCGGAACGAGCGAGGCTTCACGCTCATCGAGTTGATGATAGTGATTCTGGTGATCCTGGTGCTGGCCGCGATCCTGATCCCCCAGTTCGGCCTGGCGCGCGAGCGGGCGCGGAAGGCCTCGTGCGTCAGCAACCAGCGGAACCTCGAGACGGCGATCACCATGTGGGAAACCGATAACCCGGGTCCGACATTGGCGGGCGGGACGATGAACAACTCGGTGCCGAGCGCGGCGACGTTGTCGTCCGGACTCACGCAGTTTGTGGTGTCGAGCATGTACATCGAACCCGACGACCCCACCGTGACGGATGGCTCCGACTACTATCTGTCGAACGGCGTGTCGGGCAATCCCAGCCCCGCCGGCAACGCCGTACCGACCAACCCTTCCTATGGACACGTGGCGTGCCGGACCGACCAGGTTGCCGATCCGTGGGTCGCAGGCTACGACGGTACCGGCGGATCCATCGCCGGCATCGATCACACCCGAGGCACTCAGGCATCGCCCTAA
- a CDS encoding O-antigen ligase family protein yields the protein MSGVRVETWTDRPRPAVRAGDALDRRRTDSLPLALAVGSAAVVLPFVVVPAWYDAYYWPKVCVLYAAVAVGAASLLRTEGATWLRDLGAPLGAAFAAWLASLTIATVLSVNPLLSLVGEDYRYEGLLTWLAYGAAAALSARALQPPRRLHTILALVLAGAGVMSALALLQHLGFSPVPVDITRRGWARAWATTGSPLALGAYAVLVLPLTLALYAASPPRRRLAYGALTIGLYAALVATAARAEWGALAVGVVAWAATVGKTALARVARPLIVLAVLCAAVTPAVLFTGPPELGHVSDRGSAISRLFIWRTAAPLVVARPWFGWGPDTLAQIYPAYGTPEFVRVFPEAAMQRVIVDRPHSDLLQQAIAAGFVGLAAYVWLCFVVLRTAWRTARARPRGDHGLRRGDDRRSLLVDPQVIAAGLVGGFAAYLAQLQLSFSYISVAPLFWILVGAVAALRPRVARV from the coding sequence GTGAGCGGCGTCCGGGTCGAAACCTGGACGGACCGGCCGCGGCCGGCGGTCCGGGCCGGCGACGCTTTGGACCGACGGCGCACGGACTCGCTGCCGCTCGCGCTCGCGGTGGGCTCGGCCGCCGTCGTGTTGCCTTTCGTCGTCGTGCCCGCGTGGTACGACGCGTACTACTGGCCGAAGGTCTGCGTGCTCTACGCCGCGGTCGCGGTGGGCGCGGCGTCGCTGCTGCGCACCGAGGGTGCGACGTGGCTTCGCGATCTCGGAGCGCCGCTCGGAGCCGCGTTCGCCGCGTGGCTCGCCTCGCTGACGATTGCGACGGTCCTCTCGGTCAATCCGCTGCTGAGCCTCGTCGGCGAGGATTACCGCTACGAGGGCCTCCTCACGTGGCTGGCCTACGGCGCCGCCGCCGCGCTGTCAGCCCGCGCGCTGCAGCCGCCGCGGCGCCTGCACACGATTCTCGCGCTGGTGCTCGCCGGCGCCGGCGTGATGAGCGCCCTCGCGCTGCTGCAGCACCTGGGATTCTCACCGGTGCCGGTGGACATCACGCGCCGCGGCTGGGCACGGGCCTGGGCGACGACGGGGAGCCCGCTCGCCCTCGGCGCGTACGCGGTGCTGGTGCTGCCGCTGACCCTGGCGCTCTACGCGGCCAGTCCGCCCCGCCGCCGGCTTGCGTATGGTGCGCTGACCATTGGGCTGTACGCCGCCCTTGTCGCGACCGCGGCGAGGGCCGAGTGGGGCGCCCTCGCGGTGGGCGTCGTCGCCTGGGCCGCGACGGTCGGAAAGACCGCGCTCGCTCGGGTCGCGCGGCCGCTCATCGTGCTGGCGGTGCTGTGCGCCGCCGTCACGCCGGCCGTGCTCTTCACGGGGCCGCCCGAACTGGGGCACGTGTCCGACCGCGGGAGCGCGATCTCGCGCCTCTTCATCTGGCGGACTGCGGCGCCCCTGGTCGTCGCTCGGCCGTGGTTCGGGTGGGGGCCCGACACCCTCGCGCAGATCTACCCGGCCTACGGCACGCCGGAGTTCGTGCGGGTCTTCCCCGAAGCCGCCATGCAGCGCGTGATCGTGGACAGGCCGCACAGCGATCTTCTCCAGCAGGCGATCGCGGCGGGGTTTGTCGGGCTCGCCGCGTACGTTTGGCTGTGTTTCGTCGTGCTTCGCACCGCCTGGCGGACCGCGCGCGCCCGGCCGCGCGGCGATCACGGGCTCCGGCGCGGCGACGACCGGCGATCGCTGCTGGTGGATCCGCAGGTGATCGCCGCCGGTCTTGTCGGCGGATTCGCCGCCTATCTCGCGCAGCTGCAGCTGTCCTTCAGTTATATCAGCGTCGCGCCGCTGTTCTGGATCCTCGTGGGCGCCGTCGCGGCCCTCCGGCCGCGCGTCGCCCGCGTCTAA